Part of the Alteribacter lacisalsi genome, CAGAAGTCCTTGCCCACCTGATTAAAAGAAGCGGCTACGAGCATCCGGAAGAACGGCTCATGAACGCCCTCACGATGGTCAAGGGCGCGTATGCGTTTATGGCCATGACTGAAACGGAGCTCATGGTGGCGCTCGATCCGAACGGACTCCGTCCGCTTAGTCTCGGCCGCCTCGGAGAAGCGTATGTGGTGAGTTCCGAGACGTGTGCATTTGATATTATCGGCGCCGAATACGTCCGGGAAGTCGAACCGGGCGAAGTGCTGATCATCAATGACGACGGTCTGCGCAGTGAGCGGTTTTCGTTCAGCGGCAAGCGCTCGATCTGCTCGATGGAGTATGTATATTTTGCCCGTCCCGACAGCCACCTGGATCAGATCAACGTCCATACGGCCCGGAAAAACCTCGGCAAACAACTCGCAGAGGAAGCGCCGGTCGAGGCGGACGTCGTCACCGGGGTGCCGGACTCGAGTATTTCAGCGGCGATAGGCTACGCCGAGCAGACAGGGATTCCCTACGAGCTCGGTCTGATTAAAAACCGCTATGTGGGGCGCACGTTTATTCAGCCGTCCCAGCAGCTCCGGGAGCAGGGCGTGAAAATGAAGCTCTCTGCGGTCCGCGGGGTCGTGGAAGGCAAGCGCGTTGTAATGGTGGACGATTCCATCGTCCGAGGCACCACGAGTCGCCGGATTGTGAAGCTGTTAAAAGAAGCCGGTGCCCGTGAAGTGCACGTGCGGATCAGCGCACCGCCGATCAAAAATCCGTGCTTTTACGGGATCGACACGTCCACCAGCGGCGAACTGATCGCTTCAAACAGAACGGTGGAGGAGATTGAGGCGGAAATCGGCGCCGACAGCCTCCGTTATCTGAGCGTGGATGGCCTCATGGACGGCATCGGGCGTCCGAAGGAGATGGAAAACTGCGGGCAGTGTCTGGCCTGCTTTACCGGGAACTACCCGACTGAAATTTATCCCCATACGCTGCACCCGTACGAAAAGGTGTAAAGGAGGCGCTCATGTCAAAGGCATACAGAGACGCAGGAGTGAATATCGAAGCCGGTTACGAAGCGGTGGAGCGGATGAAGTCCCACGTGGCGCGCACCAGGCGTCCGGAAGTGATGGGCGGGCTTGGCGGCTTCGGCGGCATGTTCGATCTGTCGCAGAAGGGCTACCGTGAGCCGGTGCTTATTTCAGGAACAGACGGTGTCGGCACGAAGCTGATGATCGCCCAGGAAGCGGGCATCCATGACACGATCGGCATTGACGCGGTGGCCATGTGCGTAAACGATATCGTCGTCCAGGGCGCTGAACCGCTCTTTTTTCTAGACTATCTTGCCCTCGGGAAAAACGAGCCGGCTGTGGTTGAGCAGATTGTAAAAGGAATCGCAGACGGCTGCGCGGAAGCAGGCTGTGCCCTCGTTGGCGGGGAAACAGCTGAAATGCCGGGGATGTACGATGCGGACGAGTACGATGTGGCCGGCTTCGTGGTCGGTGCAGCAGAAAAATCAGCACTGCTTGACGGTTCACAGGTAAAAGCGGGGAACGTGCTGATCGGCCTGCCTTCAAGCGGCGTGCACAGCAACGGCTTTTCCCTCGTACGCCGGATTCTTGAAAACCGTGACATCAGGCTGGATGACCGTGCGCCGGACTCGGAGCAGAGCGTTGCCGAATGGCTGCTCGAGCCGACGCGGATTTACGTGAAGCCGGTCCTAGCCCTCGTGCGGGAAGGATTATTGAACGGAGCGGCGCACATTACCGGCGGCGGATTCTATGAAAACGTTCCGCGGATGCTGCCGGAAGATTTACGTGCGCAAATTGACCCGGCGTCATGGGAAAAGCCGGCTGTTTTCAGCTGGATGCGAACCCTTGGCCCTCTTGATCTGAAGGATATGTACAGTACATTTAACATGGGGATCGGTATGGTGCTCGCCGTTGATGAGGAAAAAGCGAATGATGCGCTTGCTTTGCTCCGCGACTGTG contains:
- the purF gene encoding amidophosphoribosyltransferase, translated to MFAEIKGLNEECGVFGVWGHEEASRIAYYGLHSLQHRGQEGAGIVVTDGERLRIQKGLGLVNDVFDDQKLDKLTGHGAVGHVRYTTAGDSDLLNCQPLLFNSQTGSLALAHNGNLVNANALKHQLERQGSIFQTTSDTEVLAHLIKRSGYEHPEERLMNALTMVKGAYAFMAMTETELMVALDPNGLRPLSLGRLGEAYVVSSETCAFDIIGAEYVREVEPGEVLIINDDGLRSERFSFSGKRSICSMEYVYFARPDSHLDQINVHTARKNLGKQLAEEAPVEADVVTGVPDSSISAAIGYAEQTGIPYELGLIKNRYVGRTFIQPSQQLREQGVKMKLSAVRGVVEGKRVVMVDDSIVRGTTSRRIVKLLKEAGAREVHVRISAPPIKNPCFYGIDTSTSGELIASNRTVEEIEAEIGADSLRYLSVDGLMDGIGRPKEMENCGQCLACFTGNYPTEIYPHTLHPYEKV
- the purM gene encoding phosphoribosylformylglycinamidine cyclo-ligase — translated: MSKAYRDAGVNIEAGYEAVERMKSHVARTRRPEVMGGLGGFGGMFDLSQKGYREPVLISGTDGVGTKLMIAQEAGIHDTIGIDAVAMCVNDIVVQGAEPLFFLDYLALGKNEPAVVEQIVKGIADGCAEAGCALVGGETAEMPGMYDADEYDVAGFVVGAAEKSALLDGSQVKAGNVLIGLPSSGVHSNGFSLVRRILENRDIRLDDRAPDSEQSVAEWLLEPTRIYVKPVLALVREGLLNGAAHITGGGFYENVPRMLPEDLRAQIDPASWEKPAVFSWMRTLGPLDLKDMYSTFNMGIGMVLAVDEEKANDALALLRDCGEKPVQIGRVETGGPSVFLKGVEEL